The following are encoded in a window of Halorarum salinum genomic DNA:
- a CDS encoding AAA family ATPase, whose protein sequence is MTRDDTTGTRRRSQARARGDGAESDGREPELGTHADENSTSPDSGFDRPRLGGPDGGAPVETPPSDPGTDGTDATGGRAAPSGDPARSDDSLRSNDSAPSDDSSASDDRSSTRGRSGDGPAGDGPANDGPSGERTDADGATGAESAEDGAREDGASAFDFGSRTRTETEVDLDVDEVLSDEDDNTGLFDDLLSGEPIFENKEVLRPSYTPHELPHRTDQINKMATILVSALRGETPSNILIYGKTGTGKTASAKFVSQELESTSQKYDVPCEVEYINCEVTDTQYRVLAQLANKFIEKNEAVIDEELAELRDLRAHAEENPDALGDTEFDSLADVDEYVADLEADREEMEEVPMTGWPTDRVYTTFFDAVDYHERVVVIMLDEIDKLVEKSGDDTLYNLSRMNSELDNSRISIMGISNDLKFTDFLDPRVKSSLGEEEIVFPPYDANQLRDILQHRSDIAFKADALTEDVIPLCAAFAAQEHGDARRALDLLRTAGELAERSQADLVEESHVRQAQDKIELDRVVEVVRTLPTQSKIVLFSIILLEKNGVHNVNTGEVFNIYKRLCEEIDADVLTQRRVTDLISELDMLGIVNAVVVSKGRYGRTKEISLSVPIDETEAVLLSDSRLGDIEDAQPFVQARFDN, encoded by the coding sequence ATGACACGAGATGACACGACCGGGACCAGGCGGCGTTCGCAGGCCCGCGCACGGGGGGACGGGGCCGAGAGCGACGGACGCGAGCCGGAGCTCGGTACGCACGCGGACGAGAACAGCACGTCGCCGGACTCCGGGTTCGACCGCCCCCGCCTCGGCGGACCGGACGGGGGCGCTCCAGTCGAAACCCCACCCTCCGACCCGGGTACCGACGGCACCGACGCCACCGGGGGACGCGCCGCACCGTCGGGTGACCCCGCTCGATCGGACGACTCCCTCCGGTCGAATGACTCCGCCCCGTCGGACGATTCTTCCGCGTCGGACGATCGCTCGTCGACCCGCGGACGGTCGGGCGACGGGCCTGCCGGTGACGGACCGGCGAACGACGGACCGTCCGGGGAGAGAACGGACGCCGACGGGGCGACCGGCGCCGAATCGGCCGAGGACGGCGCGCGAGAAGACGGTGCCAGCGCGTTCGACTTCGGTTCGCGCACGCGCACGGAGACGGAGGTCGACCTCGACGTCGACGAGGTGCTCTCCGACGAGGACGACAACACGGGGCTGTTCGACGACCTGCTCTCGGGCGAGCCCATCTTCGAGAACAAGGAGGTGCTGCGCCCCTCCTACACCCCGCACGAACTGCCGCACCGGACCGACCAGATCAACAAGATGGCGACCATCCTCGTGTCGGCGCTGCGCGGGGAGACGCCCTCTAACATCCTCATCTACGGGAAGACGGGGACCGGGAAGACCGCCTCCGCGAAGTTCGTCTCCCAGGAACTCGAGTCCACGTCCCAGAAGTACGACGTCCCCTGCGAGGTCGAGTACATCAACTGCGAGGTGACCGACACGCAGTACCGGGTGCTCGCCCAGCTCGCGAACAAGTTCATCGAGAAGAACGAGGCCGTCATCGACGAGGAACTCGCGGAACTGCGCGACCTCCGCGCCCACGCCGAGGAGAACCCCGACGCGCTCGGGGACACCGAGTTCGACTCGCTCGCGGACGTCGACGAGTACGTCGCCGACCTGGAGGCCGACCGCGAGGAGATGGAGGAGGTGCCCATGACCGGGTGGCCGACCGACCGCGTGTACACGACGTTCTTCGACGCCGTCGACTACCACGAGCGCGTGGTCGTCATCATGCTCGACGAGATCGACAAGCTCGTCGAGAAGTCCGGCGACGACACGCTGTACAACCTCTCGCGGATGAACTCCGAGCTGGACAACTCCCGCATCTCGATCATGGGCATCTCGAACGACCTGAAGTTCACCGACTTCCTCGACCCCCGGGTCAAGTCGAGCCTGGGCGAGGAGGAGATCGTCTTCCCGCCCTACGACGCGAACCAGCTCCGGGACATCCTCCAGCACCGCTCGGACATCGCGTTCAAGGCCGACGCGCTCACCGAGGACGTCATCCCGCTGTGTGCGGCGTTCGCCGCCCAGGAGCACGGCGACGCCCGCCGCGCGCTCGACCTGCTGCGGACCGCCGGCGAACTCGCGGAGCGCTCCCAGGCCGATCTCGTCGAGGAGTCCCACGTCCGGCAGGCACAGGACAAGATCGAACTCGACCGGGTCGTCGAGGTCGTCCGCACGCTCCCGACCCAGTCGAAGATCGTCCTCTTCTCGATCATCCTGCTGGAGAAGAACGGCGTCCACAACGTCAACACCGGCGAGGTGTTCAACATCTACAAGCGCCTCTGCGAGGAGATCGACGCCGACGTGCTCACCCAGCGCCGCGTCACCGACCTCATCTCCGAACTCGACATGCTCGGCATCGTCAACGCGGTCGTCGTCTCCAAGGGCCGCTACGGGCGAACCAAGGAGATCTCGCTCTCGGTGCCGATCGACGAGACGGAGGCGGTCCTCCTCTCGGACTCCCGGCTCGGCGACATCGAGGACGCTCAGCCGTTCGTGCAGGCACGGTTCGACAACTGA
- a CDS encoding Era-like GTP-binding protein — MGLLTNLRDSISRVTEGLFSESEPKRIGIYGPPNAGKTTLANRIARDWTGDAVGPESHVPHETRRARRKENVTIERNGKTVTIDIVDTPGVTTKVDYKEFLDHDMEKEDAVKRSREATEGVAEAMHWLREDVDGVVYVLDSSTDPFTQVNTMLIGIIESQDLPVLIFANKTDLEESDVKRISDAFPQHETVPLSALEGDNMDEVYEKIAEYFG; from the coding sequence ATGGGTCTACTCACGAATCTGAGAGACAGTATATCACGCGTCACGGAGGGGCTCTTCTCGGAGTCCGAGCCGAAGCGCATCGGTATCTACGGGCCGCCCAACGCCGGCAAGACGACGCTGGCGAACCGCATCGCACGCGACTGGACGGGCGACGCCGTCGGGCCGGAGAGCCACGTCCCCCACGAGACGCGACGGGCCCGCCGGAAGGAGAACGTCACCATCGAGCGGAACGGCAAGACCGTCACCATCGACATCGTCGACACGCCCGGCGTCACCACGAAGGTCGACTACAAGGAGTTCCTCGACCACGACATGGAGAAGGAGGACGCGGTCAAGCGCTCGCGCGAGGCGACCGAGGGCGTCGCCGAGGCGATGCACTGGCTCCGCGAGGACGTCGACGGCGTCGTCTACGTGCTCGACTCCTCGACGGACCCGTTCACGCAGGTGAACACGATGCTCATCGGCATCATCGAGAGCCAGGACCTGCCGGTGCTCATCTTCGCGAACAAGACCGACCTGGAGGAGTCGGACGTGAAGCGCATCTCCGACGCGTTCCCCCAACACGAGACGGTGCCGCTCTCGGCGCTCGAGGGGGACAACATGGACGAGGTGTACGAGAAGATCGCGGAGTACTTCGGATAA
- a CDS encoding DUF2073 domain-containing protein, whose amino-acid sequence MPEATTPDDDGVRIDLISGARLDGLTSMEKIRLILDTVRDGDIVVLEEGLSPEEESKLIEVTMTEISPDDFTGIEIESYPHSRAKSGGLLDRIMGNEETKKLTVIGPANQIETLHKDENLISALVSRK is encoded by the coding sequence ATGCCCGAGGCAACCACCCCCGACGACGACGGCGTTCGGATCGACCTGATCAGCGGCGCCCGCCTGGACGGGCTCACCTCGATGGAGAAGATCAGGCTCATCCTCGACACCGTGCGCGACGGCGACATCGTCGTGCTGGAGGAGGGGCTCTCGCCCGAGGAGGAGTCGAAGCTCATCGAGGTGACGATGACCGAGATCAGCCCGGACGACTTCACGGGCATCGAGATCGAGTCGTACCCGCACTCGCGCGCGAAGAGCGGCGGCCTCCTGGACCGCATCATGGGGAACGAGGAGACGAAGAAGCTCACCGTCATCGGACCGGCGAACCAGATCGAGACGCTCCACAAGGACGAGAACCTCATCAGCGCGCTCGTCTCCAGGAAGTAG
- a CDS encoding OapC/ArvC family zinc-ribbon domain-containing protein, with product MPHQCTSCGRTFPDGSKEMLSGCPTCGSNKFQFRPKGSADEPAEPASDAAPGPDEPRSDPAATGTDPAGAPRSAAGTDADPTPTDADPKPTGSPPVDGNPDLDEEDGAQAAARSEMVDRSELPDAGESADPSRDPAAAGQSADAPADADGDADPNLAALREKLNDQFESIRILSPGQYELNLMELYDRDEYIISLREDGRYVIEMPETWGPEE from the coding sequence ATGCCACACCAGTGTACCAGTTGCGGCCGCACGTTCCCCGACGGATCCAAGGAGATGCTCTCGGGCTGTCCGACCTGCGGGAGCAACAAGTTCCAGTTCCGACCGAAGGGAAGCGCCGACGAGCCGGCCGAACCGGCGAGCGACGCCGCCCCGGGCCCCGACGAGCCGAGGTCTGATCCGGCCGCGACGGGCACCGACCCCGCCGGAGCGCCGCGGAGCGCCGCAGGGACGGACGCCGACCCGACGCCGACCGACGCCGACCCGAAACCGACCGGCTCACCCCCGGTCGACGGGAACCCCGACCTCGACGAGGAGGACGGGGCGCAGGCGGCCGCCAGGAGCGAGATGGTCGACAGGTCGGAACTCCCGGACGCGGGGGAGTCCGCGGACCCGTCCCGGGACCCGGCGGCCGCCGGCCAGTCGGCGGACGCGCCGGCCGACGCCGACGGGGACGCCGATCCGAACCTCGCCGCGCTCCGCGAGAAGCTGAACGACCAGTTCGAGTCCATCCGCATCCTCAGCCCCGGCCAGTACGAACTGAACCTGATGGAGTTGTACGACCGCGACGAGTACATCATCTCGCTCCGCGAGGACGGCCGGTACGTCATCGAGATGCCCGAGACCTGGGGTCCCGAGGAGTAG
- a CDS encoding DUF7089 family protein produces the protein MFSRRDLGADAPSALADELAAVRQSYAPDCLVLDAAQDFETIPPAAAEDLGLLAESLDPTTYPTEWLPGDAPAALRRYAGPDFTVGMPGDGTVVRTRQTVPPTVVAKKRAEGTPEPFRSFLLAEAFVELSTGVPEHFLPFFGERYRGLDAAVPLGSGEVYQLAAALFDAWVGLHTRPEFASWGDGDAARTNSPRDDDSPENDDTGSDRRYPELHAAWVDAGERLGDRLEDLPGEVARGRTSFPAATEYACSTVKHGLDLPAPFAALDTTAYRDHGADYAVKWAEKTFEKLS, from the coding sequence GTGTTCTCGCGACGCGACCTCGGGGCGGACGCGCCGAGCGCGCTCGCCGACGAGCTCGCGGCCGTCCGCCAGTCGTACGCGCCGGACTGTCTCGTGCTCGACGCTGCACAGGACTTCGAGACGATTCCACCCGCAGCGGCCGAGGACCTCGGACTGCTCGCGGAGTCGCTCGACCCGACCACCTACCCGACCGAGTGGCTCCCGGGGGACGCCCCCGCCGCCCTACGACGCTACGCGGGGCCCGACTTCACGGTCGGAATGCCCGGGGACGGCACGGTGGTCCGGACCCGCCAGACGGTCCCGCCGACCGTCGTCGCGAAGAAGCGCGCCGAGGGGACGCCCGAGCCGTTCCGCTCGTTCCTCCTCGCGGAGGCGTTCGTCGAACTCTCGACGGGCGTCCCCGAACACTTCCTCCCGTTCTTCGGCGAGCGGTACCGCGGGCTCGACGCGGCGGTCCCCCTCGGTTCCGGCGAGGTGTACCAGCTCGCGGCCGCGCTGTTCGACGCCTGGGTGGGGCTCCACACCCGGCCCGAGTTCGCCTCGTGGGGCGATGGCGACGCCGCGCGGACCAACTCTCCGCGGGACGATGACAGCCCGGAGAACGACGATACCGGGAGCGATCGACGCTACCCCGAACTCCACGCCGCGTGGGTCGACGCGGGCGAGCGACTGGGCGACCGGCTGGAGGACCTCCCCGGCGAGGTCGCCCGGGGGCGGACCTCCTTCCCCGCGGCGACCGAGTACGCCTGTTCGACCGTGAAACACGGCCTCGACCTCCCGGCGCCGTTCGCGGCGCTGGACACGACGGCCTACCGGGACCACGGCGCGGACTACGCGGTGAAGTGGGCGGAGAAGACGTTCGAGAAGCTCTCCTGA
- a CDS encoding DUF7090 family protein yields MDYTLAVGDTETSIPGGTGLLLLHPSIGETDRIDTDFLKTDTDRFLVVSTRTTAREVEQKLEHYEVDESSAEILDTLSVERGYSRRASNRVHYVSSPDDLDGVVRHVETFLADTSGKRRVSVDSLTEMAYYADVDRTYEAAAAVLDLLGEHDAVGLFHLSKEVHDEATLERFRNLFDGVIDLGSDGSVSVDLR; encoded by the coding sequence ATGGACTACACCCTCGCCGTCGGGGACACGGAGACGTCCATCCCTGGCGGGACCGGACTGCTCCTCCTCCACCCCAGCATCGGCGAGACGGATCGAATCGACACGGACTTCCTGAAGACCGACACCGACCGCTTCCTCGTCGTCTCGACGCGAACCACCGCCCGCGAGGTCGAGCAGAAACTCGAACACTACGAGGTGGACGAGTCCAGCGCGGAGATACTCGACACGCTGTCGGTCGAGCGGGGCTACTCCCGCCGCGCCTCCAACCGGGTACACTACGTCTCCTCGCCCGACGACCTCGATGGCGTGGTCCGGCACGTCGAGACGTTCCTCGCGGACACGTCGGGCAAGCGCCGCGTCAGCGTCGACTCGCTCACCGAGATGGCCTACTACGCGGACGTCGACCGCACGTACGAGGCGGCCGCGGCCGTCCTCGATCTGCTGGGTGAACACGACGCAGTTGGGCTGTTCCACCTCTCGAAGGAGGTCCACGACGAGGCGACCCTTGAGCGCTTCCGGAACCTCTTCGACGGCGTCATCGACCTCGGGTCCGACGGCTCGGTGTCGGTCGACCTTCGTTAG
- a CDS encoding DUF2391 family protein — MVGRSRRFKFADTAQQVVGGFLLAGPFVVTEEVWTLAGSMAWYQAVATVVIVFGIGYGALYKADDERDPDREAEVVGVPLRFVSLVSVSYLSVLILALAFDAPETFLAETYGAGTFEQAVVTAKAITVGAVFSVVGAATADSVF, encoded by the coding sequence ATGGTCGGACGAAGCCGCCGGTTCAAGTTCGCGGACACCGCCCAGCAGGTCGTCGGCGGCTTCCTCCTCGCCGGGCCGTTCGTCGTCACCGAGGAGGTGTGGACGCTCGCGGGCAGCATGGCCTGGTATCAGGCGGTCGCGACGGTGGTCATCGTGTTCGGCATCGGCTACGGCGCGCTGTACAAGGCCGACGACGAGCGCGACCCGGACCGGGAGGCCGAGGTCGTCGGCGTGCCGCTCCGCTTCGTCTCGCTCGTCTCGGTCTCCTACCTCTCGGTGCTCATCCTCGCGCTCGCGTTCGACGCCCCCGAGACGTTCCTCGCGGAGACGTACGGCGCCGGTACCTTCGAGCAGGCAGTCGTCACGGCGAAGGCCATCACCGTCGGCGCGGTGTTCTCGGTGGTCGGGGCCGCCACGGCCGATTCGGTGTTCTAG
- a CDS encoding aspartate kinase, with protein MRVVAKFGGTSLGSGDRVARAADSIEKAVEAGHEIAVVASAMGSSTDELLDEIQFEVDDADRAEIVSMGERTSVRMLKAALTARGVDATFVEPGSENWPVVTNEVGELDAEATGDRAANLAGELGDTVPVVTGFLAETIDGDVTTLGRGGSDTTAVMLGKYMDADEVVIVTDVEGVMTGDPHVVEGARNVARITVDELRNLSFRGAEVVAPSALVYKDEGLDVRVVHYQHGDLLAGGTRIEGTFENLIDMQEGALACVTVAGRAIRNRPGILADLSNALRDAEINIDAVASGMDSVTFYVDIDAADETQATLHEEVVGDESLSSVTVEGDFAVIRVMGGELPNRPGVISDVVGPIAAAGITVHDIITSATSVALFVDWGDREDVLGIVQDEF; from the coding sequence ATGCGGGTCGTCGCGAAGTTCGGGGGAACCTCCCTCGGCTCCGGTGACCGGGTGGCGCGGGCGGCCGACTCCATCGAGAAGGCGGTGGAGGCCGGCCACGAGATCGCGGTGGTCGCCTCGGCGATGGGCTCGAGCACGGACGAACTGCTCGACGAGATCCAGTTCGAGGTCGACGACGCCGACCGCGCGGAGATCGTCTCGATGGGCGAGCGGACCTCGGTCCGGATGCTGAAGGCGGCGCTCACCGCCCGCGGCGTCGACGCGACGTTCGTCGAACCGGGGAGCGAGAACTGGCCCGTCGTCACGAACGAGGTCGGGGAACTCGACGCCGAGGCGACCGGCGACCGTGCGGCGAACCTCGCCGGCGAACTCGGCGACACCGTCCCGGTCGTCACGGGCTTTCTGGCGGAGACGATCGACGGCGACGTGACGACGCTCGGCCGCGGCGGGTCGGACACGACCGCGGTGATGCTCGGGAAGTACATGGACGCCGACGAGGTCGTCATCGTCACCGACGTGGAGGGCGTCATGACGGGGGACCCCCACGTCGTCGAGGGGGCGCGCAACGTCGCGCGCATCACGGTCGACGAGCTCCGGAACCTCTCGTTCCGGGGCGCGGAGGTGGTCGCGCCCTCGGCGCTGGTGTACAAGGACGAGGGACTCGACGTCCGGGTCGTCCACTACCAGCACGGCGACCTGCTCGCGGGCGGCACCCGCATCGAGGGGACCTTCGAGAACCTCATCGACATGCAGGAGGGCGCGTTAGCCTGCGTCACCGTCGCGGGCCGCGCCATCCGGAACCGACCCGGCATCCTCGCGGACCTCTCGAACGCGCTCAGGGACGCCGAGATCAACATCGACGCCGTCGCCTCCGGGATGGACTCGGTGACGTTCTACGTCGACATCGACGCCGCCGACGAGACGCAGGCGACCCTCCACGAGGAGGTCGTCGGCGACGAGTCGCTCTCCTCGGTCACCGTCGAGGGCGACTTCGCGGTGATCCGGGTCATGGGCGGGGAACTGCCGAACCGGCCGGGCGTCATCTCCGACGTCGTCGGCCCCATCGCGGCAGCCGGCATCACGGTCCACGACATCATCACCTCCGCCACCTCCGTCGCGCTGTTCGTCGACTGGGGCGACCGCGAGGACGTCCTGGGCATCGTGCAGGACGAGTTCTGA
- a CDS encoding acyl-CoA thioesterase, whose product MPDATNNLGRALGGWVLERMDVGGVIAARRFARSQVVTASIDRVDFHAPIDLGDVVVLAAYVYDVGETSMRVRVDVHAERPSEGVRRETASSHLTFVAIDEDEQVRPVPELAVETKRERDLRRCAREAE is encoded by the coding sequence ATGCCCGACGCGACGAACAACCTCGGCCGCGCACTCGGCGGGTGGGTGCTCGAACGGATGGACGTCGGCGGCGTCATCGCCGCCCGCCGGTTCGCCCGCTCGCAGGTCGTCACCGCCAGCATCGACCGCGTCGACTTCCACGCCCCGATCGACCTCGGCGACGTCGTCGTGCTCGCCGCGTACGTCTACGACGTCGGGGAGACGAGCATGCGCGTCAGGGTCGACGTGCACGCCGAGCGTCCGAGCGAGGGCGTCCGGCGCGAGACGGCGTCCTCGCACCTGACGTTCGTGGCCATCGACGAGGACGAGCAGGTCAGGCCGGTTCCCGAACTCGCGGTCGAGACGAAGCGCGAGCGGGACCTCCGGCGGTGCGCGCGGGAGGCCGAGTAG
- a CDS encoding ribonucleotide-diphosphate reductase subunit beta produces MPIGYATDADTHDPNKILPIDYDWAREYYRAGVDNNWVPEEVPMGNDVRQWEGDELTEAERQLVEWNLGFFSTAESLTANNLVLAVYDHVTAPECRQYLLRQAYEEAVHTDTFIYCCDSLGFDPEYLYGMYDSVPAIEAKDEYVVDLTRVVDDPAFAIETDSDVRAFLRDLIGFYVVMEGIFFYAGFAMMLGLKRQGKMTGVGEQFEYIMRDESLHLAFGVDLIDAIRAETGVWTDGFEAEVRELVLDAVDLEKRYAREACPDEILGMGPEQFAEYVEYVADRRLDQLGMDGAYGTDNPFPWLSEAADLNREKNFFETQVTEYRSGGSLEW; encoded by the coding sequence ATGCCGATCGGCTACGCCACCGACGCGGACACGCACGACCCGAACAAGATCCTCCCGATCGACTACGACTGGGCCCGGGAGTACTACCGGGCCGGCGTCGACAACAACTGGGTTCCCGAGGAGGTGCCGATGGGCAACGACGTCCGGCAGTGGGAGGGCGACGAACTCACCGAGGCCGAACGGCAACTGGTCGAGTGGAACCTCGGCTTCTTCTCGACGGCCGAGTCGCTCACCGCGAACAACCTCGTCCTCGCGGTGTACGACCACGTCACGGCGCCGGAGTGCCGCCAGTACCTGCTCCGGCAGGCCTACGAGGAGGCCGTCCACACGGACACGTTCATCTACTGCTGTGACTCGCTCGGCTTCGACCCCGAGTACCTCTACGGCATGTACGACAGCGTGCCGGCCATCGAGGCGAAGGACGAGTACGTCGTCGACCTGACGCGGGTCGTCGACGACCCGGCGTTCGCGATCGAAACCGACTCCGACGTGCGGGCGTTCCTCCGGGACCTGATCGGCTTCTACGTCGTGATGGAGGGGATCTTCTTCTACGCCGGCTTCGCGATGATGCTCGGCCTGAAGCGACAGGGGAAGATGACGGGGGTCGGCGAGCAGTTCGAGTACATCATGCGCGACGAGTCGCTCCACCTCGCGTTCGGCGTCGACCTGATCGACGCGATCCGGGCAGAGACCGGCGTCTGGACCGACGGGTTCGAGGCCGAGGTGCGCGAACTCGTCCTCGACGCCGTCGACCTCGAGAAGCGGTACGCCCGCGAGGCGTGTCCCGACGAGATCCTCGGGATGGGTCCCGAGCAGTTCGCCGAGTACGTCGAGTACGTCGCGGACCGCCGGCTCGACCAGCTGGGGATGGACGGAGCCTACGGCACCGACAACCCGTTCCCGTGGCTCTCGGAGGCGGCCGACCTCAACCGGGAGAAGAACTTCTTCGAGACGCAGGTGACCGAGTACCGCTCCGGCGGGTCGCTCGAATGGTGA